In the Telopea speciosissima isolate NSW1024214 ecotype Mountain lineage chromosome 2, Tspe_v1, whole genome shotgun sequence genome, one interval contains:
- the LOC122650307 gene encoding sodium/calcium exchanger NCL: MANKSVLSVMFIVFVVLATAGFGRSRFINSGTPTYSDLVSDGIDNVRQPSIISHNRIFSSEDTCEQTYGFLPCTTTVVGNLFLIVVYGFLMFQAATLLSNGSELLLEILGPGIIGGLFLPILGALPDAMLILVSGLSGSRETAQSQVLVGMGLLAGSTVMLLTLLWGSCVIVGKCDIEDSIARDLKDTKGFSLTGSGVTTDIWTCYAAMIMSVSVIPFIIVQLPQILHSNSGRHLAVLIALIVSLALLLTYCLYQIFQPWIQRRRLAYAKHKHVISGVLKHLKMRALGRLLTDDGEPNTDVIRKLFKTIDLDSDQCLSASELRALLIGIQFDEIDLDKDDAAEKLLSDFDTSHDRHVDEDEFVKGISRWINVAKGNVVSSGDAGPHTIKFINDFHLQTKKEHYLLGDMSDETVEGVENPKRTSIKAVLMLMLGTVIAAAFADPLVDAVDNFSSATSIPSFFISFIALPLATNSSEAVSALIFASRKKQRTASLTFSEIYGAVTMNNILCLAVFLAIVYVRHLTWDFSSEVLVILIVCLVMGVFASFRTTFPLWTCSVAYVLYPFSLAMVYVLDYVFGWS; the protein is encoded by the exons ATGGCGAACAAATCTGTGCTTTCCGTTATGTTTATTGTCTTTGTGGTCCTTGCCACCGCTGGATTTGGCCGGAGTAGATTCATTAATTCAGGGACACCTACTTATTCCGATCTGGTCTCTGATGGGATTGACAATGTTCGGCAACCATCCATTATTTCACACAACCGGATCTTCTCATCGGAAGATACCTGCGAACAGACGTACGGGTTTTTGCCCTGCACCACCACCGTCGTCGGGAACCTATTCCTTATTGTTGTGTATGGATTCTTGATGTTCCAGGCTGCCACGCTCCTTTCCAACGGAAGTGAGCTTCTGCTCGAGATCCTTGGCCCTGGTATTATCGGTGGTCTCTTCCTCCCCATCCTCGGCGCCCTTCCCGATGCCATGCTTATACTTG TATCTGGCCTTTCTGGAAGTAGAGAAACTGCTCAAAGTCAGGTCTTGGTTGGAATGGGCTTGCTAGCTGGGTCAACTGTCATGCTTCTTACATTATTATGGGGATCTTGTGTAATTGTTGGCAAGTGTGACATTGAGGATTCAATCGCAAGAGATTTGAAAGATACAAAAGGATTCAGCTTAACAG GATCTGGTGTTACTACAGATATTTGGACTTGTTATGCTGCAATGATCATGTCTGTTTCTGTTATTCCATTTATCATTGTCCAACTACCACAAATCCTCCACTCAAATTCTGGAAGACATTTAGCGGTCTTGATTGCACTTATTGTCTCTCTTGCATTATTACTCACTTATTGCCTTTATCAG ATTTTTCAGCCTTGGATTCAGAGGAGAAGGCTTGCATATGCAAAGCATAAACATGTAATATCAGGGGTATTGAAACATTTGAAAATGCGTGCACTAGGAAGGCTCCTGACAGATGATGGTGAACCTAACACAGATGTTATAAGAAA GCTATTCAAGACAATTGATCTGGATTCAGATCAATGTTTATCAGCTTCTGAGCTAAGAGCATTGCTCATAGGTATCCAGTTTGATGAGATAGACTTGGACAAGGATGATGCTGCTGAAAAACTATTGAGTGATTTTGATACATCTCATGATCGTCATGTTGATGAGGATGAGTTCGTGAAAGGAATCTCAAGATGGATTAATGTAGCCAAGGGTAATGTGGTTTCATCTGGCGATGCAGGTCCTCACACAATAAAGTTCATAAATGATTTTCATCTG CAAACCAAGAAGGAGCATTATCTGCTGGGAGATATGAGTGATGAGACTGTAGAGGGCGTTGAGAATCCCAAGCGGACTTCTATTAAAGCAGTATTAATGTTGATGCTGGGAACTGTTATTGCTGCTGCATTTGCAGACCCTCTTGTTGATGCTGTCGACAACTTCTCCAGTGCTACAAGTATACCTTCATTCTTCATCTCTTTCATAGCTCTGCCCTTGGCTACCAACTCAAGTGAGGCAGTGTCAGCACTTATTTTCGCTAGTCGAAAGAAGCAGAGAACTGCTTCTTTAACCTTCTCTGAG ATATATGGTGCAGTGACCATGAACAATATCCTTTGCCTGGCTGTCTTCTTAGCCATTGTTTATGTGAGGCACTTGACATGGGACTTCTCCTCTGAGGTGCTGGTCATTCTTATTGTTTGTCTGGTGATGGGTGTCTTTGCTAGTTTTCGCACTACCTTCCCTCTATGGACATGCTCAGTGGCCTATGTGCTTTACCCCTTCTCCCTGGCAATGGTTTATGTCCTTGACTATGTTTTTGGTTGGTCATAG
- the LOC122651961 gene encoding uncharacterized protein LOC122651961, whose protein sequence is MTKRKFRRTRSQKQAKGHQQQNLKMVEEEQPSEPLQQDQNAEDQDPKSMEEEELSSQRPQDQNLEEDQDPKLVEEDQHSKSVEEEDQDPKLVLMEEEPAPQDQRHDGDGTNDQENQPREAQAPKEIHDLENQPEEATAHPEVEEVDEEEQQPLQPQNEQDQEQEREEEEQQPHQQQEEDEEPEPDGMALSPTLPPPPAHEITFPDIIPNNPLHNVRKVFRKPPKRKKTLNHRQRAALEKKLQAVKEKLQPIPFIPSKTLDFSKHEKLLKRLGLWDFAHLHFDREIRTDLLFQLIVNFNPHLRCSYVNDFRIMVNGADLGRALKLPHKKDKIKINQLEAADSDFEKLPEDSIAFMEDFVSTWFFLHEDTWIMPNEIVAWSKLIRDGHPEKVDWRRLIWFMVEKELTQSSQLGSCYYASHLQCLMKAQHVHLFKEPITEVYNVEEEDAIDIKETNLEDFQGQEMESQQIELSVGQVNTDCEQVKGEDDAMDFQDCKDDEPSLLLLDGRNHVDEHFLQRCNLSEVSGFESGQNMKEEEEEEEEEEEQQQEDEEDDDEEEEREEEQEVNDLSSKPTTLEQVSSTDLIQALGTTNLPYNTTAPLFSHPSGELLNSRMDNHMNSVGSSLFGNGCKREIDHDNDFSHHSFNVQKRMRSVDPWEEQKASDFYLCMEQVQSWTGKARMMYEAKNQEMMNAHLQEQALISELQQRNNIIEALHRSKAEEEQKRRLGIYRLEHELYVMTNLLNGYKKALKETHRAFFEYRECYSQPDEPLYKDVPGTGGVVLSSMELEKQQQDREGELRFLRFTIEGQIKDFEQRWLAKFELHLKQVQLLGSRLLELENETKFHKNLLQTVKFQRLEHIPCSQ, encoded by the exons ATGACCAAAAGGAAGTTCAGAAGAACCCGTTCACAGAAGCAAGCCAAAGGCCACCAACAGCAAAACCTTAAAATGGTGGAAGAAGAACAGCCATCTGAGCCACTGCAGcaggaccaaaacgcagaagacCAAGACCCTAAAtcgatggaggaagaagaactgtCATCTCAGAGACCTCAAGATCAAAACCTGGAAGAAGATCAAGACCCTAAATTGGTGGAAGAAGATCAACACTCTAAATCGGTGGAGGAGGAAGATCAAGACCCTAAATTGGTGCTGATGGAAGAAGAACCGGCACCTCAGGATCAGCGTCATGATGGGGATGGAACTAATGACCAAGAAAACCAGCCCCGTGAGGCTCAGGCGCCGAAAGAAATACATGATCTGGAGAACCAGCCGGAAGAAGCTACAGCTCATCCAGAAGTAGAAGAAGTAGACGAAGAAGAGCAACAACCGCTGCAACCACAGAATGAACAAGATCAAGAACAAGAgcgagaagaagaggaacagcaACCACACCAGCAgcaagaggaagatgaagaaccagaaccagatGGTATGGCCCTTTCTCCTACGCTCCCTCCTCCTCCTGCGCATGAAATCACCTTTCCCGACATAATCCCAAACAATCCCCTTCACAATGTTCGGAAGGTATTTCGGAAACCCCCGAAGAGGAAGAAAACCCTCAACCACCGACAGCGTGCTGCCCTTGAGAAGAAGCTTCAGGCTGTTAAGGAAAAGCTGCAACCAATTCCCTTCATTCCCagtaaaaccctagatttttcCAAGCACGAAAAGCTTCTGAAGCGCCTAGGGTTGTGGGACTTTGCACACCTCCATTTTGATCGGGAGATCCGAACAGACCTTCTATTTCAGTTAATCGTCAATTTCAACCCTCACTTGCGTTGCAGTTACGTGAATGACTTCCGGATCATGGTCAATGGAGCCGATCTCGGTAGAGCCCTGAAGCTCCCCCACAAGAAAGATAAGATTAAGATTAATCAGTTGGAAGCTGCGGATTCTGATTTCGAGAAGTTACCTGAAGATTCCATAGCATTTATGGAGGATTTTGTGTCAACTTGGTTTTTCCTCCATGAAGATACTTGGATAATGCCGAATGAGATTGTGGCGTGGAGTAAGCTTATCAGAGATGGGCATCCGGAGAAGGTCGATTGGCGTCGATTGATCTGGTTTATGGTAGAGAAGGAACTCACGCAATCATCGCAGTTGGGCTCTTGTTATTACGCTTCGCACTTGCAATGCTTGATGAAGGCTCAACATGTGCATCTGTTTAAAGAACCTATAACAGAG GTTTATAATGTGGAAGAAGAGGATGCCATTGACATTAAGGAGACTAATTTGGAGGACTTCCAGGGACAGGAAATGGAGTCGCAGCAGATAGAATTGAGTGTGGGACAAGTCAATACTGATTGTGAGCAGGTTAAGGGTGAAGACGATGCTATGGACTTCCAAGATTGCAAGGATGATGAACCTAGTCTTTTGCTGCTGGATGGTAGGAACCATGTTGATGAGCATTTCTTGCAGCGCTGTAATCTAAGTGAGGTAAGTGGTTTTGAGAGTGGACAAAacatgaaagaagaagaagaagaagaagaagaagaagaagaacagcaacaagaagatgaagaagatgatgatgaagaagaagaaagagaagaagagcaagaagTGAATGATCTGTCGTCAAAACCCACTACTCTGGAGCAGGTATCCTCAACCGACCTTATTCAAGCACTGGGGACTACAAACCTTCCGTATAATACGACTGCTCCCCTTTTTAGTCACCCTTCTGGGGAACTTCTAAATTCAAGGATGGACAACCATATGAATTCAGTTGGTTCATCACTGTTTGGCAATGGGtgcaagagagagatagatcatGACAATGATTTCAGTCATCACTCTTTCAATGTTCAGAAAAGGATGAGAAGTGTTGACCCATGGGAGGAACAAAAGGCATCGGATTTTTATTTGTGCATGGAACAAGTGCAAAGTTGGACGGGCAAAGCTAGAATGATGTATGAAGCAAAAAATCAAGAGATGATGAATGCTCATTTACAAGAACAGGCCTTAATCTCTGAGCTTCAGCAGCGGAACAATATCATTGAAGCTTTGCATAGATCAAAGGCTGAAGAGGAGCAGAAAAGAAGGCTCGGAATTTATAGGCTTGAGCATGAACTATATGTCATGACCAATTTGTTAAATGGTTATAAGAAGGCTTTGAAGGAAACTCACCGGGCATTCTTTGAATATAGAGAATGTTATTCACAGCCTGATGAACCACTTTACAAGGATGTTCCTGGGACTGGTGGGGTTGTTCTTAGCTCCATGGAACTGGAAAAACAACAGCAGGATCGAGAGGGAGAGCTTAGGTTTTTACGCTTCACGATTGAAGGGCAGATCAAGGATTTTGAGCAAAGGTGGTTAGCGAAGTTTGAATTACATCTAAAACAAGTACAGTTACTGGGTAGTAGGCTATTAGAATTGGAGAATGAAACAAAATTCCATAAGAATCTTTTGCAAACCGTGAAGTTTCAGAGACTTGAACACATTCCTTGCAGTCAGTAA
- the LOC122651035 gene encoding glutamate receptor 3.2-like yields MCVFTGIVMGLYQRYSDPEVYGGLITKQIGAMLWFSVTTFFSTQIAMLNGLIPRVVAGVWQFVVLIVTAFFTASLTSRMTVSQLEPAVVDIDFLKTANAAVGCNGNSFIVSYLIDVLGFKPESTKKIASIDDYPLALSSGDIKAAFFVELQANALQGYTKAGQKYTLGGFGFAFKKGSPLAFDISEAILKLIEKGKLEHLQRNFLYPSNCSTSRTDVTGTHSLLSGIFTITGVVSAAALFRNFLYPSNCSTSRTDVTGTHNLLSGIFTITGVVSAAALFIIVDRRLQLHLQLQIYTRAIYSRTSQWVMSLSTSM; encoded by the exons ATGTGTGTATTCACCGGAATCGTCATGGGATTATATCAACGCTATAGTGATCCAGAAGTATATGGAGGACTGATCACCAAGCAAATTGGCGCAATGCTCTGGTTCTCAGTCACCACTTTCTTCTCAACACAGA TTGCCATGCTTAATGGTCTTATTCCAAGAGTTGTGGCCGGAGTTTGGCAATTTGTGGTACTCATTGTAACTGCATTCTTTACGGCTAGCCTCACTTCCAGGATGACAGTTTCACAACTAGAACCAGCAGTTGTTGATATTGATTTCCTCAAGACTGCAAACGCAGCTGTTGGGTGTAATGGGAATTCTTTTATTGTTAGTTATCTGATTGATGTTTTGGGGTTTAAGCCAGAGAGTACTAAGAAAATTGCTTCTATTGATGACTATCCTTTGGCTCTATCAAGTGGAGATATCAAAGCTGCATTCTTTGTAGAACTTCAAGCCAATGCCTTACAAGGCTACACTAAAGCAGGACAAAAATACACACTCGGTGGATTTGGATTT GCTTTTAAGAAGGGTTCTCCACTGGCTTTTGACATATCAGAGGCAATTCTTAAATTAATTGAGAAGGGGAAACTGGAGCACCTACAGAGGAATTTTCTCTACCCTTCTAACTGCTCTACGTCCAGAACTGATGTCACTGGCACCCATAGTTTGCTCTCAGGCATATTCACTATCACAGGAGTTGTTTCCGCAGCTGCTTTGTTTAGGAATTTTCTCTACCCTTCTAACTGCTCTACTTCCAGAACTGATGTCACTGGCACCCATAATTTGCTCTCAGGCATATTCACTATCACAGGAGTTGTTTCCGCAGCTGCTTTGTTTATTATTGTGGATCGTAGACTACAACTTCATTTGCAGCTTCAAATATACACCCGAGCAATTTATAGTAGAACTTCACAATGGGTTATGAGCCTCAGCACATCTATGTAA